Proteins co-encoded in one Microbacterium hydrocarbonoxydans genomic window:
- a CDS encoding DUF1761 domain-containing protein, whose product MVPEINYWAVLLATASSMIIGSIWYAPKVFGTRWSKLANVDMDRPGSSATMAIITTVIVSFVTAWVLAGASAIAWHFYDGSFFWAAVVTGVLLWAGFTAARFITHDAFEGRPTALTTMNIAHEIVTIVVMAVIIGVWPPALG is encoded by the coding sequence ATGGTTCCTGAGATCAACTACTGGGCTGTTCTGCTCGCGACCGCCTCGAGCATGATCATCGGCTCGATCTGGTACGCGCCGAAGGTGTTCGGCACCCGCTGGTCGAAACTCGCGAACGTCGACATGGACCGCCCCGGTTCGAGCGCGACGATGGCGATCATCACGACGGTGATCGTGAGCTTCGTGACGGCATGGGTCCTGGCCGGAGCATCCGCGATCGCCTGGCACTTCTATGACGGGTCGTTCTTCTGGGCCGCGGTCGTCACCGGTGTGCTGCTGTGGGCTGGGTTCACGGCCGCCCGGTTCATCACGCACGACGCCTTCGAAGGTCGTCCGACGGCGCTGACCACCATGAACATCGCACACGAGATCGTCACGATCGTGGTCATGGCCGTGATCATCGGGGTCTGGCCGCCCGCGCTCGGCTAG
- a CDS encoding VOC family protein translates to MPITLENVGIAVRDLEATIAFFTDLGLTVLGRDEVSGEWADTAVGLDGNHAKIAVLQTPDGHGQLELFEYIHPEAIETEPTLPNEIGMHRVAFSVDDIDESLAVAARHGYHPLRGVANYQDVYRLTYLRGPSGILVMFAQDLTKDAPAG, encoded by the coding sequence ATGCCCATCACACTGGAGAACGTCGGCATCGCCGTGCGCGACCTCGAGGCGACGATCGCCTTCTTCACCGATCTCGGCCTCACGGTGCTCGGCCGTGACGAGGTCAGCGGCGAGTGGGCCGACACCGCCGTCGGCCTCGACGGCAACCACGCGAAGATCGCCGTGCTGCAGACACCCGACGGCCACGGCCAGCTCGAGCTGTTCGAATACATCCATCCCGAGGCGATCGAGACCGAGCCGACGCTGCCGAACGAGATCGGGATGCACCGGGTGGCGTTCTCCGTCGACGACATCGACGAGTCGCTGGCCGTTGCCGCTCGGCACGGGTACCACCCGCTGCGCGGAGTCGCGAACTACCAGGACGTCTACCGGCTCACCTACCTGCGCGGCCCGAGCGGGATTCTCGTGATGTTCGCGCAGGACCTCACGAAGGATGCCCCGGCGGGCTAG
- the purQ gene encoding phosphoribosylformylglycinamidine synthase subunit PurQ, translated as MTTRIGVITFPGSLDDRDAQRAVRIAGAEPVALWHGSHDLEGVDALVLPGGFSYGDYLRAGAIAALSPIMAEVKDAAAKGMPILGICNGFQMLVEAHLLPGGLIRNDHQHFVRRDQKLIVENSDTAWTNRFRTGQEITIPLKNADGGYIADEETLDRLEGENLVAFRYAGVNPNGSLRDIAGLTNEAGNVVGLMPHPEHATEAGFGPDTSAAMRSGIDGVDFFTSAIAAVARVAA; from the coding sequence GTGACCACGCGCATCGGCGTCATCACCTTCCCCGGTTCGCTGGACGACCGCGACGCGCAGCGCGCCGTGCGCATCGCCGGCGCTGAGCCCGTCGCCCTCTGGCACGGCTCGCACGACCTCGAAGGCGTCGATGCCCTCGTGCTCCCGGGCGGATTCAGCTACGGCGACTACCTGCGCGCCGGTGCGATCGCCGCGCTCTCGCCGATCATGGCCGAGGTCAAGGACGCAGCGGCCAAGGGCATGCCGATCCTCGGCATCTGCAACGGCTTCCAGATGCTGGTCGAGGCGCACCTGCTGCCCGGCGGGCTGATCCGCAACGACCACCAGCACTTCGTGCGTCGCGACCAGAAGCTCATCGTCGAGAACTCCGACACGGCGTGGACCAACCGGTTCCGCACGGGCCAGGAGATCACGATCCCGCTCAAGAACGCCGACGGCGGATACATCGCCGACGAAGAGACCCTCGACCGTCTCGAGGGCGAGAACCTCGTCGCGTTCCGGTACGCGGGCGTGAACCCGAACGGATCGCTGCGCGACATCGCCGGGCTCACCAACGAGGCGGGCAACGTCGTGGGGCTCATGCCGCACCCCGAGCACGCGACCGAGGCGGGCTTCGGTCCCGACACCTCGGCCGCCATGCGCTCGGGCATCGACGGAGTCGACTTCTTCACCAGCGCGATCGCCGCCGTCGCCCGCGTCGCCGCGTAA
- the purS gene encoding phosphoribosylformylglycinamidine synthase subunit PurS → MPTIVVDVMPKPELLDPQGKAVSGAFSRLGVEGFSDVRIGKRFELTVEGEVTDEVLAEARRIADEVLSNSVIEDVVGIEVAE, encoded by the coding sequence ATGCCCACCATCGTCGTCGACGTCATGCCCAAGCCCGAACTGCTCGACCCGCAGGGGAAGGCCGTGTCCGGCGCATTCTCCCGTCTGGGCGTCGAGGGCTTCTCCGATGTCCGCATCGGCAAGCGCTTCGAGCTCACCGTCGAAGGCGAGGTCACCGATGAGGTGCTCGCCGAGGCCCGCCGCATCGCCGATGAGGTGCTCTCCAACTCCGTGATCGAAGACGTCGTGGGCATCGAGGTCGCCGAGTGA
- a CDS encoding adenine phosphoribosyltransferase has protein sequence MPDTELSPALVRAESLIRSIPDYPEAGIIFRDITPLLADAEALQATTDAIIAPFAGQFDVVAGIEARGFILAGAAAIAAGVGLIPIRKAGKLPRPAASVDYALEYGTATIEMHDDLPAGSRVLLIDDVLATGGTLAAGRELVERLGSHVVGISVLFEIDGLGGREAIGDLHTVFHA, from the coding sequence GTGCCCGACACCGAACTCTCCCCTGCCCTCGTCCGCGCCGAATCGCTGATCCGCAGCATCCCGGACTATCCCGAGGCGGGGATCATCTTCCGCGACATCACCCCTCTGCTCGCGGATGCCGAGGCACTGCAGGCCACGACCGACGCGATCATCGCCCCGTTCGCCGGCCAGTTCGACGTGGTGGCGGGCATCGAGGCGCGCGGCTTCATCCTCGCCGGGGCGGCCGCGATCGCCGCGGGCGTCGGCCTCATCCCGATCCGCAAGGCCGGCAAGCTGCCCCGCCCCGCGGCATCCGTCGACTACGCCCTCGAATACGGCACCGCGACGATCGAGATGCACGACGACCTGCCCGCCGGGTCGCGCGTGCTGCTGATCGACGACGTGCTCGCCACGGGTGGCACGCTCGCCGCCGGCCGCGAGCTGGTCGAGCGCCTGGGAAGCCACGTCGTCGGCATCTCGGTGCTGTTCGAGATCGACGGCCTGGGCGGCCGCGAGGCGATCGGCGACCTGCACACCGTCTTCCACGCCTGA
- a CDS encoding ABC transporter substrate-binding protein, which produces MNTRARKRILTTAAVASVSALALAGCAAGGGDAEAGDEKVTLTVTTFGTFGYDDLYDEYEKANPNVTIEATNIDTGGNARTDAFTKIAAGSGLSDVVAIEEGWLGAIMDVSDTFVDLRDYGIEDRKSDWVDWKYGQATDAEGRVIGYGTDIGPSGICYNGAAFEAAGLPSDRESVAELLNGDWENYFAVGADYTAKTGKAWYDHSGFVWNAMVNQLDEGYYTTDGELNVEDNAELKERFELLGAATEGGQSAAQTAWDWNGGKSFVDGTFATFVCPGWMLGVVQGQVEAGGGDASTGWDFADVFPGGAANWGGAFLSIPESSQHKEEAAKLADWLTQPEQQVEQSAAAGNFPSTIGAQETLASEATPNEFFNDAPTGAILAERAKGVVAQFKGADDSVIQENVFGPALSGLDRGETDTQGAWDAAVELLNELVD; this is translated from the coding sequence GTGAACACACGCGCCCGCAAGCGGATCCTGACGACAGCAGCCGTCGCATCCGTCTCCGCCCTGGCCCTCGCCGGCTGTGCCGCCGGTGGCGGCGACGCCGAAGCCGGAGACGAGAAGGTCACCCTGACCGTCACCACCTTCGGCACCTTCGGATACGACGACCTCTACGACGAGTACGAGAAGGCGAACCCGAACGTCACGATCGAGGCGACCAACATCGACACCGGCGGCAACGCCCGCACCGACGCGTTCACCAAGATCGCGGCCGGCTCCGGCCTCAGCGACGTCGTGGCGATCGAAGAGGGATGGCTCGGCGCCATCATGGACGTCTCCGACACCTTCGTCGACCTGCGCGACTACGGCATCGAAGACCGCAAGTCCGACTGGGTCGACTGGAAGTACGGACAGGCGACGGATGCCGAGGGCCGCGTGATCGGCTACGGCACCGACATCGGTCCGAGCGGCATCTGCTACAACGGCGCAGCCTTCGAGGCCGCCGGCCTGCCGAGCGACCGCGAGTCCGTCGCCGAGCTGCTCAACGGCGACTGGGAGAACTACTTCGCCGTCGGCGCCGACTACACGGCGAAGACCGGCAAGGCCTGGTACGACCACTCCGGCTTCGTCTGGAACGCCATGGTCAACCAGCTCGACGAGGGCTACTACACCACTGACGGCGAGCTGAACGTCGAGGACAACGCCGAACTCAAGGAGCGCTTCGAACTGCTCGGAGCGGCCACCGAGGGCGGCCAGTCCGCGGCACAGACCGCGTGGGACTGGAACGGCGGCAAGTCGTTCGTCGACGGCACCTTCGCCACGTTCGTCTGCCCGGGCTGGATGCTGGGTGTCGTGCAGGGTCAGGTCGAGGCCGGCGGCGGCGACGCCTCCACCGGATGGGACTTCGCCGACGTGTTCCCCGGCGGCGCGGCCAACTGGGGTGGGGCGTTCCTGTCGATCCCCGAGAGCTCGCAGCACAAGGAAGAGGCGGCGAAGCTGGCCGACTGGCTGACGCAGCCCGAGCAGCAGGTCGAGCAGTCCGCCGCGGCGGGCAACTTCCCGTCGACGATCGGCGCTCAGGAGACGCTCGCCTCGGAGGCCACTCCGAACGAGTTCTTCAACGACGCACCCACCGGCGCGATCCTCGCGGAGCGTGCGAAGGGCGTCGTCGCCCAGTTCAAGGGCGCCGATGACTCGGTGATCCAGGAGAACGTCTTCGGTCCGGCCCTCAGCGGCCTGGACCGCGGCGAGACCGACACCCAGGGCGCCTGGGATGCCGCGGTCGAGCTCCTGAACGAGCTGGTCGACTGA